The DNA window CAATACCCGAGCGGTGATCGCCCCGGCTTCGCTGACATCGGATTGTTCAATTTCTTTTATCGAAGCAGATCCATCATTCACTTTTCAGTACCCCTAGATCCCACATTAATCAGTAAGCCGTAAAGCGCATCACCTGAATAACCCGCTTTCTGTGATGTCTTTACCCTACCCCCGCCAGGATTTTCTGTGTAGACCGGTTTTTTCCAGTTCGAAGTGGAAATCGAATGACGCGCGGAGATCCATTTCGCAAAACGGCGCGGCGGCGAAAAAGTAAATGAGATAACAAATACATAACCCGGCTAACCGTTTCTTTTGCCACGATTGACGATAAAAGCCTTCGTGATCGGGATCTCTTTCTTTTCTCGCCTCAACCGCCTACTATCAATAGGACAAACCGACATTACCCACACCCCCGCTCCTCTGGCGCGGGGGTGTTGCTTTGTGTTGTTTTTCCGAATTTATGGGTGCACAGACTGGCACCCTTTGATTTGACTGGAGAGTGGAATGACCAAGCCCATCATTACTATTAATGAGCTGGATGCGGAACGCCTGGATGCGCTATTGGAACAACCGGCCTTTGCCAACACCGACGTCGCCGCTGCGCTGAACGACGAATTGGATCGCGCGGAGATCCTGCCGCCTGAGAAGATGCCGGCCAACGTGGTGACCATGAACAGCCGCGTGCGTTTTCGCGATCTGCACACCGATGAAGAGCACGTGCGCACGCTGGTCTATCCGGCATCGCTGAAAGACAGCCACGATCAGCTGTCGGTGATGGCGCCACTGGGCGCAGCGCTGCTCGGCATGCACGTCGGCAAGCAGATCTCCTGGCAATTGCCGAACGGTGAAGAAGCGCGGATTGAAGTGCTGGAATTGCTGTACCAGCCGGAAGCGGCGGGCGAATACCACCGTTAAGCGGTTATCAGGGCGGCATCCGGCCGCCCTTTCTGTCTCAGAGGCAGATGGCGATCAGCACGGCGATCAGCAGCAGTACGTAGATTTTGGCATGTAGTGCATCGCTCACCTTCGGCAAACAGCGCCTGGCAAACACGATCCCCGCAATCCCCGCCGCCACCAGCAGCCCCAGAATGTTCAGATTGACGTAGCCCAGATACTGCGGCCCGCTCATCTCGCGCCACCCCAACACGACATACATCAGCGCGCCGATCACCGCCACCGGGATCGACAACGGGTTGGCGGCGCTGACGCAATACTTCATGTCATAACCATGGCGGCGCAGCAGCGGCACGGTCATCACGCTGCCGCCCACCCCCAGCAGAGTGGCGATGCCACCGATCAGCGGCCCGCCGCCCCACAGCGTGGCGGTGGACAGTTCGGCGCGCGCCGGTTTGATCAGGAAGCCCCGGCGGAACAGACAGTCAGCGATGGTCACCGCCATATAGACCACGAACAGCCCGCGTATCACGCCGTCCGCCAACAGCGAGGAGGCGAACGCGCCCAGCGCCGCCCCGATGCCGATGAAAAAGATCAGCGGCACGATGGTTTCGCGCAGCAGGTTGCCGCTGCGCCAGTTGGTCAGGGTGGCGTAACTGGCGTTGAGGATCATCACCGCCGTCGAGGTCGCCACCGCAATATGCATCGCCTGACCGGGCTGCTCGCCCGACGCGGAGATCAAATGATAGACAAAGGGCACCACCACAAAACCGCCGCCGAAGCCGAACAGAATAGTGGTGATGCCGGTCAGAAAACCGGCACCCAGCACGATGAGCGTTTCAATCATGGCCGTGCGCCCGAACGAAGTCGTCGAACCCGGCGCAGAACTGCCCCGCCAGCGGGTGGAAACGATCGCCGACGAACAGCCCCAGATACTGCTCGCGCACGGCGTCATGGTCCACCAGCTCAATGCCCGCCTGTTCCGCCAGCGCCAGCGTCTGCGCGTCCGGGAAGCCCCAATAGCGCGAATCGCCCTGCTTCTCCGCCGCTATCGCTTCGCTGTGCTCCGCCCGCATCAGCTGGCGCGCCAGGAAGCCGCCGCTCTGCACGCCCAGCAGCATCATATTTTCCAGGAACGACAGGTCGTGACGCAGCTCGGCAGGCAAGCGGGCGAGCACCGGCCCCGCGTCCCAGTGCTCATCCATTTCATGCAGCGTCACCGCACAATCCTTGTCACCGTTCATCATCGCCCGGAACAGCGTCATCACCCCGCGATAGCGCGGCAAATCCCCCGGATGCAGGTTCCACAGCAGCTTGCCGCGTCGGCTGAAGGCGCGCACATAGTCAGCGGAAAATTTCTGATAACAACGCAGGGAGATCACCCCGTCCATATGCCCGAGGCTGCTGATAAACGTGGCGTCGTTGATGTCGAGAACGCGATGCGCTTTTACCCCGGCGGCGGCCAGGAACAGGGCCGGCGGCTGATAGGCGCCCTCGCAGGCGCCGGCGTTGCGGCCAACGAACGGAAACACGAAATCATTCAGCACTTCGCGCTCATACAACCCCAGTCGGCGAACCGCCGGCTCCTGTGTGCGTCCGGCGCTTTTCGCCAGGGGGAAATACACCGTAAAAGCACAGTCGTCCTTCAGGGCGGCGATCAGATCCTGGCACACCAGCCAGGAGAAAATGTCGTTGCCGACAAAGAGCGCTACGTTTTTCATACTTCAGCCTTCTTTGCATTGAAAATAGGGTTATTGAACACGATCTTGCTGATATCCCGCGTGATGGATTCCATCGCCGAGGTGTAGAAAAGGTCGCCCTTGGCGGGCGCGCCGAGCGAGTAAAGATGCTGCTCGCGACCGCGGCGGTCCGCGATTTTCAGCGTATGCGGGTCGCACTTCACGCCGCCGAACAGGTTCTCCTGCACCAGCCCATCCTCCAGCAGCTGATGGCTCAGGCGATTGGGCGGCAGTTGATAAGAGGGTGTGGTGCAGTTGAACAGGTATTGCGTATGCACCCGAGCATCATGGCAACGCAGGATAAACCCGTCCGCTCCCTTGCTGATATCCGCCAGGCCGCCACAGACGCGCAGACGCTGGCTCTCCAGGGCCGCCGCGATCTTGTTGGCGTTTTTGATCGGCATGGCGTGCCGATTGCGCATCCAGGAGGAGTTGTAAAAACGCATGAAGACCTGCCGGTTATGAGCATCCATCTTGACCCAGGCAGCGCAGACTGTCGGATGGATCGCCGCCAGATAGCTGCAGATATGTTCCCGGGCAAAGCGCGCCCGATCGAGGCTGTCCGCCAGATCGCGATAACAGTCGCGCCTTTCCCCCAGCGCCGAAAGCACCACCAACCGCTCCGGCCCCGGATAGTGACGCGCCAGCGCGGCGTTGATCGCATGCACCAGCTGATGCGCATCAATAAAATCATTGCCGGCGACAAAGCGCCGCAGCTCCGTCACAAACGATTCCGGCGGCGGACGCATCAGCGCCGGCTGCACGCTGGGGAACAGACCGGAACGCGACAGGGCACAGATATCGGTCGCCCCCAAACGCTCCATAAGTTCAACGATGGCGTCGATCGCCGTCAGGCTGCAGCCGATGACACCGATGGCCGAGTAAGGGTTGATCGGCGGCAGCTCCTGATGCGCCTGATAAGCGATCACCCCGTCCACCGGATAGAGACATTCCGGCGGGTTGTGCCCCGAACACAGCACCAGCGCGTTCATCTGTTCGACGGCGCCGCAGGCGGTGGTCAGCCGATAGCCCGCCTCGTGCGGCGCGATGGCGTTCACTTCGGCGGTCACGAAATTCAATATCACGTTACTGTCCGCCGCCATATACATTGTCATGTCGCGAATAAAATCGAGATATTCCCGATATAGCCAGCGCGGCGGATAACGATCCTGACAAAATTGCGGAAAATGCATGGCGATCCAATCGACGAAATGCGCTTCGTCGAAAATATCCGCCGACATATTTTCCGGCGTCATATTTAATATATGGCTGTCAAAATCGCTGCTGTATGCCATCCCGCCCTTGAAGCCCTGCTTGTCGAAAACCGTCAGGGAAAGCGGTCTTTTGCAATGATTAACCGACTTATTTTTTATAAAGTTATAGGCAAAAGAGATCCCGGCGGCTCCGCCGCCAATCACACCGAACTTATACATGAAATATCACCTTATAGTCATTTAACTGCGCTAAGAACTATTGCTTCAGGTGTTGGAATAAA is part of the Serratia surfactantfaciens genome and encodes:
- a CDS encoding formyltransferase family protein gives rise to the protein MKNVALFVGNDIFSWLVCQDLIAALKDDCAFTVYFPLAKSAGRTQEPAVRRLGLYEREVLNDFVFPFVGRNAGACEGAYQPPALFLAAAGVKAHRVLDINDATFISSLGHMDGVISLRCYQKFSADYVRAFSRRGKLLWNLHPGDLPRYRGVMTLFRAMMNGDKDCAVTLHEMDEHWDAGPVLARLPAELRHDLSFLENMMLLGVQSGGFLARQLMRAEHSEAIAAEKQGDSRYWGFPDAQTLALAEQAGIELVDHDAVREQYLGLFVGDRFHPLAGQFCAGFDDFVRAHGHD
- a CDS encoding FAD/NAD(P)-binding protein yields the protein MKNKSVNHCKRPLSLTVFDKQGFKGGMAYSSDFDSHILNMTPENMSADIFDEAHFVDWIAMHFPQFCQDRYPPRWLYREYLDFIRDMTMYMAADSNVILNFVTAEVNAIAPHEAGYRLTTACGAVEQMNALVLCSGHNPPECLYPVDGVIAYQAHQELPPINPYSAIGVIGCSLTAIDAIVELMERLGATDICALSRSGLFPSVQPALMRPPPESFVTELRRFVAGNDFIDAHQLVHAINAALARHYPGPERLVVLSALGERRDCYRDLADSLDRARFAREHICSYLAAIHPTVCAAWVKMDAHNRQVFMRFYNSSWMRNRHAMPIKNANKIAAALESQRLRVCGGLADISKGADGFILRCHDARVHTQYLFNCTTPSYQLPPNRLSHQLLEDGLVQENLFGGVKCDPHTLKIADRRGREQHLYSLGAPAKGDLFYTSAMESITRDISKIVFNNPIFNAKKAEV
- the rnk gene encoding nucleoside diphosphate kinase regulator, with amino-acid sequence MTKPIITINELDAERLDALLEQPAFANTDVAAALNDELDRAEILPPEKMPANVVTMNSRVRFRDLHTDEEHVRTLVYPASLKDSHDQLSVMAPLGAALLGMHVGKQISWQLPNGEEARIEVLELLYQPEAAGEYHR
- a CDS encoding sulfite exporter TauE/SafE family protein, translated to MIETLIVLGAGFLTGITTILFGFGGGFVVVPFVYHLISASGEQPGQAMHIAVATSTAVMILNASYATLTNWRSGNLLRETIVPLIFFIGIGAALGAFASSLLADGVIRGLFVVYMAVTIADCLFRRGFLIKPARAELSTATLWGGGPLIGGIATLLGVGGSVMTVPLLRRHGYDMKYCVSAANPLSIPVAVIGALMYVVLGWREMSGPQYLGYVNLNILGLLVAAGIAGIVFARRCLPKVSDALHAKIYVLLLIAVLIAICL